Proteins from one Eretmochelys imbricata isolate rEreImb1 chromosome 28, rEreImb1.hap1, whole genome shotgun sequence genomic window:
- the LOC144258230 gene encoding nucleotidyltransferase MB21D2-like encodes MTSPEWGSVPRPAQPLTDLDFHSGARIAELNQLVQELSKRTARDPGVRATQELVVLKDFVFSLLGLVQQLDGRLPLANEYLLLSGGARQGTVDMDPGVLGRSAPGADYDADYTLLVPVLQARGCPVTLDMCRCPPGHAWLALGPFGPEACHRWADCCRDHGGEAYLAPGLVSAWFSQALGAVADRVRAAPCRGGPVMERVAGHGGLVTLLLSHGTVRALYDVVPVVAFQGWPAVAQEWLGRSHFWDGKLREEDVAGGFYLLPGSGPAWREASGPVEASGPAWREASGPVEASGPAWREASGPVEASGPAWREASGPAGREASGPAGREASGPVEASGPAWREASGPVEASGPAWREASGPVEASGPAWREASGPVEASGPAWREASGPVEASGPAGREASGPAWREASGLAWRLSFSRSELHLKKAVPPPLLQAYRAARAALGGAWGGRAGPYHLWTLVLWACERLPARYLGREENAAHCLLGLLDDMAAGLGAGAGPHYFLPGYDRLAGVPEPGLARAVAAVRGDPAGHLREAVERVKMAAKLGRGLDAGAEAEE; translated from the exons ATGACCTCCCCAGAGTGGGGCTCTGTCCCCCGCCCGGCCCAGCCCCTCACGGACCTGGATTTCCACTCGGGGGCCCGGATCGCTGAACTCAACCAGCTGGTCCAGGAGCTCAGCAAGCGGACGGCacgggacccaggcgtccgggccacCCAGGAGCTGGTggtgctcaaggactttgtgttcTCCTTGCTGG GTCTGGTGCAGCAGCTGGACGGGAGGCTCCCGTTGGCCAACGAGTACCTCCTCCTCTCCGGCGGGGCCCGCCAGGGCACGGTGGACATggacccaggcgtcctgggcCGCTCGGCCCCGGGGGCCGACTACGATGCCGACTACACCCTCCTGGTGCCCGTCCTCCAGGCCCGCGGCTGCCCCGTCACTCTGGACATGTGCCGGTGCccgccgggccacgcctggctggcGCTAGGCCCCTTCGGGCCCGAGGCTTGCCACCGCTGGGCCGACTGCTGCCGTGACCATGGCGGCGAGGCCTACCTGGCCCCAGGCCTGGTCTCGGCCTGGTTCTCCCAGGCCTTGGGCGCCGTGGCCGACAGGGTCCGGGCTGCCCCGTGCCGAGGGGGGCCGGTGATGGAGCGGGTGGCCGGCCACGGGGGCCTCGTCACCCTGCTCCTGAGCCACGGCACGGTGCGGGCGCTGTACGACGTGGTGCCCGTGGTGGCCTTCCAGGGGTGGCCGGCGGTGGCCCAGGAGTGGCTGGGCCGCAGCCATTTCTGGGACGGCAAGCTGAGGGAGGAGGACGTGGCCGGGGGCTTCTACCTCCTGCCCGGCTCGGGCCCAGCTTGGCGTGAGGCCTCGGGCCCGGTGGAGGCCTCGGGCCCGGCTTGGCGTGAGGCCTCGGGCCCGGTGGAGGCCTCGGGCCCGGCTTGGCGTGAGGCCTCGGGCCCGGTGGAGGCCTCGGGCCCGGCTTGGCGTGAGGCCTCGGGCCCGGCTGGACGGGAGGCCTCGGGCCCGGCTGGGCGGGAG GCTTCGGGCCCGGTGGAGGCCTCGGGCCCGGCTTGGCGTGAGGCCTCGGGCCCGGTGGAGGCCTCGGGCCCGGCTTGGCGTGAGGCCTCGGGCCCGGTGGAGGCCTCGGGCCCGGCTTGGCGTGAGGCCTCGGGCCCGGTGGAGGCCTCGGGCCCGGCTTGGCGTGAGGCCTCGGGCCCGGTGGAGGCCTCGGGCCCGGCTGGGCGGGAGGCCTCGGGCCCGGCTTGGCGTGAGGCCTCGGGCCTCGCTTGGCGTCTGTCCTTCTCCCGGAGCGAGCTCCATCTCAAGAAGGCCGTGCCGCCCCCGCTGCTCCAGGCCTACCGGGCCGCCCGGGCCGCCCTCGGCGGGGCCTGGGGCGGCCGGGCGGGGCCCTACCACCTCTGGACCCTGGTGCTCTGGGCCTGCGAGCGCCTGCCCGCCCGCTACCTGGGCCGGGAGGAGAACGCGGCCCATTGCCTGCTGGGCCTGCTGGACGACATGGCCGCCGGCCTCGGGGCCGGGGCCGGTCCCCACTACTTCCTGCCCGGCTACGACAGGCTGGCGGGGGTCCCGGAGCCGGGCCTGGCCCGCGCGGTGGCTGCCGTCAGGGGGGACCCGGCGGGGCACCTGCGGGAAGCGGTGGAGAGGGTCAAGATGGCCGCCAAgttgggcagggggctggacgcGGGGGCCGAGGCTGAGGAGTAG
- the FGF11 gene encoding fibroblast growth factor 11: MAALASSLIRQKREIREPVASRPVAAQRKVCPRGTKSLCQKQLLILISKVRLCGGRKGRLEKTPEPQLKGIVTKLLCRHGFYLRMHPDGAIDGTKEDTNSFTLFNLIPVGLRVVAIQGTKSGQYIAMNAEGYLYTSAHFTAECRFKECVFENYYVMYSSTLYRQRESGRSWYLGINKEGQPMKGNRVKKTKAAAHFLPKLLEVAMYREPSLHNVVDPSAPQKSDEAGAPSKETAKPCKAT, from the exons ATGGCGGCCCTGGCCAGCTCCTTGATCCGGCAGAAACGGGAGATCCGGGAACCCGTCGCCAGCCGGCCCGTGGCCGCCCAGAGGAAGGTCTGTCCCCGCGGCACCAAGTCCCTCTGCCAAAAGCAGCTGCTCATTTTAATCTCCAAAGTCCGGCTCTGCGGCGGGCGGAAAGGCCGGCTGGAAAAAACACCCG AGCCGCAGCTGAAGGGCATCGTGACCAAGCTTCTCTGCAGACATGGTTTCTACCTCCGGATGCACCCAGACGGCGCCATCGACGGGACAAAGGAAGACACCAACAGCTTCA CTCTCTTTAACCTGATCCCCGTGGGACTGCGCGTGGTCGCCATCCAGGGCACCAAGTCGGGGCAGTATATCGCCATGAACGCAGAGGGCTACCTCTATACCTCC gcTCACTTCACCGCCGAGTGCCGGTTTAAGGAGTGTGTCTTCGAGAATTACTACGTCATGTATTCCTCCACCCTGTACCGCCAGCGCGAATCCGGCCGCTCCTGGTATCTGGGCATCAACAAAGAAGGCCAGCCTATGAAGGGAAACCGAGTCAAGAAGACCAAAGCTGCCGCCCACTTCCTGCCCAAGCTATTGGAAG TGGCCATGTACCGTGAACCGTCGCTCCATAACGTGGTGGACCCCTCGGCACCCCAGAAATCAGACGAGGCCGGCGCCCCCAGCAAAGAGACAGCCAAGCCCTGCAAGGCGACGTAA